The Tautonia plasticadhaerens nucleotide sequence AGGATGGGGATCGCCGTCACCCCGGCGGTGCACGTCCACCGCTACTACTACAACGGCAACAAGCAGTACCAGGGCCCCTTCGTCGTGGGCGGGCCGACGGTGATCGTCGCCAACCATCCGAGGACCAACGAGCGGATCTACGTCGAGGCGCAGCTGCCCTCCGGCTACCCGGAGATCGCCTACGACGACTGCTCGATCACCTACATTTATCCCGAGCGCCGGGTCGAGCTGAAGTTCCCGGTCGGCCGCCCGGGTCAGACCGCCGTCTCCTACCTCCCCGGCCGGGGCCTGGGGCTCCGGCTCCATGAGATCGGCCGGGCCCGGGCCGAGCTGCGCGAGGAGGCCCGGCAGACGGACCCCCTCCGCAGCTCGCTGGCCGGCGTCCGCCAGAACCTCCGGGACACCACCCGAGGGCTGGCCGTCGCCACCGGCTCGGTCGTCGGCCAGGGGACCCAGGCCATCGGCCAGGTGATCTCCTCGGCCCCCGGCATCCGCTACCTCCAGTCCCGGGGCCAGCAGGCCCTCGTCCAGCGCGACCAGGCCCGCTTCCGGACGGCCGTCGAGCGCGTCCGGACCGAGGAGATCGAGTACGCCCCGACCATCCGCTGACCCCTCCCCCTCGACCACGACCCGCCTCCCATCGCCGCCGGGCCCGCCCGGGGATCTCCCGATCCCCGGGCGGGCCTTTCGCTTGCGCCTCCTGCCTGCCGTTATCCGCAAACTCCCCTCAATCGGAACGACCGGCAAGGCCGATAACTCCGATTATTGTGAGTCCTCGGGCTCCCCCGATGGCGGGGAGTCCCGGCTGGGAAGGATGGCCAGGGAGGGCCGAAGATGCGAAGACGACGCGCCCCGTCGCTCGGGACCATCGTGGTGGTGGTAGCCCTGACCTCGCTCGTCGTCTCCCGGCCGGGGGAGGTGTTGCGCGTCCTTTCCGTGCTGATCGAAGGGGCCCGAGAGGCCGTCGAGACGCCTTCCGAGCAGCCCGGCCCCCAGGCCGTCGCCGAGGCCCCGACCTTCCTCCCCGATCCGGCCTCCCCCCCGGTCGACGGGCAGATCCGACGGGCGTCGGCCCAGGATGAGGAGGAGGACGATCGTCCCCAGGACGACCCGGCGCCGGAGGTCAATGCACCGGAAGGCGATCTCCTGGAGCCGACGGATGAACCCGAGCCAGATGGCCCGCCGGCCCCGCCAGATGGCCCGCCGGCCCCGCCCGGCGGGCCGCCACTCGCTCACGGTAGGGCGCCGGGCACTCCCGGCGGGCCGACGGCCGCAGCAGGGGGCCCGGCGGCCGCGACCCCCTCCCCCCTCCAGTCGCTTCCGGCGCCCACCATCACATTCGTGCCGGACGACGGCGTACTAGTCGACCTGGATACCGGCGGCGAAGCCACCGACTCGACGATCCGGGCCACGACCCGGGCCGCGTCGGTGCGGGTCGTGGTGAGGACCGAGGTCGATACGCGGCCGATCCAGGTCGTCCTCGTTGGCAGCACCGGCCTGCCACTGGACGGGGTCGCGCCCGCCGACATCAGCAAGGACGGTCCCGCGACGTTGACGGTCTCGCTCCCGACCGATCGGCCGAGTGCCACGCTGGAGATCGCCGCCGAGATCAGGCCCAAGCCCGACCCGGCAGCCCCGGCGGGGCCCGTCCCATTGCCATCGCCGCGCAGCCGGACCCTGACGGTGAAGGTGGACCGGGTCGGCCCCCGGATCGCCACCATCACCTACGACGACGTGAACCGACGCCCAGCGGCGATGGTCGTCGTCCGGTTCCAGGACGACGACCTGAGGGGCATTGGGACGAGCGGGGCCTTGACCGGCGACCGAATCCGACTGCGGCGGAGGGCCACCGGGGTCGAGGTCGGGGGCGTCGTCACCGGGATCACCATCGAAACCGACCCGCTCCAGCGTGATCGCATCTTCCTCGTCTTCGACAAGCCGCTGGCTGCGGGGATCTACGACCTGTCGATCACCGAGGGGGTCGACCGGGACTCAAACCGGATGGTCGACCTCGCCGGCAACAAGGCCGGCGAGGTAACGACCGCCGCCGGGGCCCTCGTGTCGTTCGAGGCCCAGGGGGGCGACTTCGAGGTCTTCCCGCCGAGCCAGACGGGCCAGCACGTGGCCTTCCCGCTCTACGCGCCGCCGAAGGTCGGCGACCGGGAGCAGCCGTTCAACCCGAACGACTTCGTCGAGACCCGGGTCGCCCGGCTGTACTACCAGCGGGACGCCCACCGCGTCGCCCAGATCATCAACCGCAACGTCCGCTCCTACAACCGGGCCGCCGTCGACCAGGCCGAGCGCGCCGCCGAGGACGCCCGGGAGCTGGCCAATGAGCTGGTCGACGAGCGTCGCTTCGCCGAGGAGCGCGCCATCCGGGCGGCCGAGGAACTCCGGCGCTCCGAGGCCGAACTCCAGGAGGCCCAGGCCGAACTCTCGAACAAGGAGCTGACCGACGCCCAGATCGACGAGCGTGAGGCCGAGATCGCCCGGATCAATGACGCGATCAAGGCCGAGGAGGAGCGGAAGAAGGCCCCCGACCTCTCCGAGGAGCAGGTGAAGCTAATCGAGGACAACATCGCCGAACTCAACGGGCAACTCGCCCGGGCCCAGGCCGCGAAACAGACGTTGGACGACCAGCTCGCCCGCGCCAAGGTCGACGCGCCGACGAAGCCCGTCCGGGAGCGGATCGACGACGCCCAGCAGGCGATCCAGACCAAGCGACAGGCCATGATCGAGCTCCAGGCCGCCGCCTCGGTCGCGCAGGCGAAGGAGGACCGGCAGGCCGAGGTGGCCTTCCGCAAGGAGGTGGCCGCCGCGAACGAGGATCCGGACACCTACGTGCCCGGCGACGTGGACTCGATCGACCCGGTCACCCAGGTCTCCATCAGCGTGATCGGCGAGGGCCTGATCCAGCTCCGCGGCCCGATCCAGGGCGTGAACAAGATCCGGACGATGATCAACCAGATCGACGCCCCGCTCGGCCAGGTGAAGGTGGGCATCTTCACCGTCCAGGTCAACGGCGAGCGCGGCGACCGCATGGATCGCGTCGCCCGGCGGATCGAGGGCTACGTCGACGTCTCCCGGTTCCTCACGTCGCACTCGTTGATGCTCATCCGCAAGTCGGTCCAGGAGGTCGCCTCCGAGGTCGCCGTCGAGGCCTGCGGGGAGGTGGACGGCCACACGCAGATCGACCGCGACCGCCGCTACCTCTACGCCTTCTTCGGCCGGGACTTCGTCGACTCGCTCTTCTCCATGAACAGCGAGTTCCTCTTCACGGGCAACCGGCTGCTGTCGCTCAACTCGATGGACAACATCAGCCTGAACCGCGCCCTGTTCGTCCTCGCCCTGGCCCGCAACGACGTCCGCCGCCGCATCCTCGACCGCTTCATGATGCACGTCACCGGCGACCTCCCCCAGGCCGAGTACGAGTACCTCATCGCCACCCGGATCGGCACCCCCGGCAAGCACCTGATGAAGAAGGTGCACGAGGGCGTGCTCAACCACTACATCTTCCGCAACTTCCGCAGCGTCTTCGAGACCGAGGTCGTCGGCGCCGACACCCTGAACCCCATGCAGCTGGAGTTCCTCCGCCTGGCCCAGATCTTCAAGTCCCAGATGGTGGCCGAGATCGAGCTGAAGCAGCGCACCGTCGAGCGCGGCCTAATCCAGGACCGGGCCAACGACGAGATCCAGCAGGCCGAGATGCTGGCGGAGATCCAGCGCCAGTTGCGCGAGAAGCTCCAGGGCCAGCTCAGCAGCTTCGTGGCCAAGGACGAGGCGTTCCGCAAGGGCCTGAACGAGGCGGAGGTCGCTCTGGCCCAGGCAAATCGGGCAATCTCCAGTCTGCAACAGGTCGAGCTGGAATGGAAGAGATATGTCAGCAGGTTGTTGGAAACCACTCCTGGCATCGAGAGCCTGATCAACGAGTTCTTCGCGAACCCGAACGAGAATGAGGATGATCGAGTGGCACGGGAGAAGACCCGACAGCAGATCGACGCGGCATTCAGACAGGTACCTGCCCCGCTTGCGGCGAAGGATGCGTTTGCAGAGCTGAGGAAATCGCTCACCGCCCTCCTCGCGACCCCTGGCCTCCTTTCTCAGGAGGAACAAGCAGAGGTGAACGACCTGATCGAAAATGTCGATCAGCAGATCGCCTTCATCCAAATCCCCCAGGCGCCGGCCTCCAGCGTATACATCGGCGCCGACACCGTATTCAACGACTTGAGCTTAACTGTCACCCCGATCCGAGATCGACTCCTTGACTTGCAGCAGCAGATGTACACGCTGCGGGGGCTGCTGGTGGGTGCTACGACGGGTTTTAGCGCGGCCATCGGGGAGGCCCTGAAGGGGGACGGGCGTCGTCAGGCCGACCCCACGAAACGCCAGGAACTCCTTGACGCGTACACAAACGTGATCGCTGAGATCGGCGAGGCCTTCCCGGATGGGGGAACTGGGGCGACGATCAGGGATTCGGTGACGGAGGCGTATACCGCCGTTCAGAGCAGCTTCGACGCGGTCGACAGCCTGAGGCGGAGCACGTCGCTCAAGTACGCGACACGGCAACAGCTCGACAATCGCAAGCTGCTCGACTACCTCATCACCGAGAAGGAGGACAAGTATATCGAGCTTGTTGAGGGCACCCGGGCGTACACGGCGAACATCGACGCCTACCTGAAGCGGCTGGTCGTGGCATTGGAAGACGACTGCCGAATCCAGTTCTACGACCCGGCATTCGAGCGGGTCCGGGGCGCGGCCCGAGCCTACGATGTGGAGCTAGGGCAGATCGAGCGGACGACGGTGCTGACGAACAACCGGCAGCTCGCCAAGGTCGAGCCGACCGCGACGATGGAATTCGATCTTCCTAAACGTGATATTGTGATCACAGAAGCAATGAAGGGGGCCAAGGCCTTGGTGCAGGACTATGGGGCCCTGCTCCAAGACCCAACGTTCCTGGCGGCAACGAGTCTGCTGAGCGGGTCGCCGCCGACGGCTGGGTTCAGCATGCCGCTGCCCGCCGTCCCGGGGCTTCCCAACGGCGGCTTCGCCACGCCGCTGGTCAAGGACGTGCTGCCGACCTTGCCGTCGAGCACGCCCCAGGAATCGTTCAACCTGTACGGCAAACCCCAGCCGGAGCTGGGGGCCAACCTCGCCGCCTTGATCCCCGACCCGGCGATCTACAAGTTCGAGACGGGCACCGGATTCGAGATCCGTCCTGTAATCCAGCCCGACGGCGACTCGGTCATCTACGATTTCAATTATATGTACACGACTAACGTCCGAGAGCCCGTCCGCCCCGACGAGAAGCACCTCGGACGCGTCAAGCGGCACTTCCTCAACACGCAGGTGCAGACCTCGACCTACGAACTCCGCGAGCTGAGCCGGTACACCGTCGCCCTGAAGGCCGCGCGGACGGGCCGGGGCGTGCCGCTTTTCGAGGACATCCCGGGGCTCGGCATCCTCTTCCGGCCTCTGCCCAGCGCCGAATCATCGCTCCAGCAGAACATCATCTTCGGGCAATCGACCGTGTATCCAACATTATATGATCTTATGGGTCTTCGATGGGCTCCGTATATCGTGGACCTCGACGATGTTCACCTCCAGGAGGAGGAGTTTGTCGTCCGGGGCCGACGGAAGACCATCGAGGATTGGACGTTCGACGAGAGCTCCGGCAGGGTCGACACCTTCCTCCGGGTGCCGGAGCGGCCGCAACTCTACCGCCCGGACCTCTACCGCACCCCGGATCGTCCCTCGCCCTACCACCCGAACGGATTCACCGCTGACCCGCTCATCGAGCTCCCGAACGGAGACAAGGCGCACCTTATCGACCCGACCGGCAACAACTTCCAGGTCCCCGATCCCAGGCCACGCGAATACCAGTTGCCGCCCTTCGATGAGCGCTCTGGGAGGCTCCAACGAGCCCCTGCCGATCCGCCGCCCCACCTGGGGCCGGTCGATCCTTCCGTCGAGCAGCCCTACCTGGGCCCGGTCGATCCCGCCCTCCGGCCGCCCGCCCTCGGGCCGATGGGTCCCGTCACCGAAGAGCTGTATCTCCACCACATCCCGAACAGGGAGATGGGGATGGAGCCCCTGCCTGCAGACTCGAGCAACTTCCACCCGCCGGCAGCCGGTCCCCTCGCCCCCTGGCCTGAGGTGATCGATTCCGCCGTGCCTCCCCCGACGTTCGATGGGGGAGGAGGCGCCTCGATTGATCCTGCAATGCTCCCCGCCCCGCTCGACACCCACCCGGTCGTGCGCCCGCCCTTGCCCGTCGATCCGGCCACCCAGCCCGTCTTCCCGGATTCCTCGATCCCATCCCCTGGGCTTCGCATGCAGCCCGGCCCGCTGGACGGGGATTTGCCCCGTCCGCTGGACCAATTCCCCAGGCCAGCTCCTTCGGCCGCACCGAATGAGCTCTCGGCGACGGTCGGCAGCCGATCGTCCCCACGGGACTCGGCTCTCGTCCCCGCCGGGGGTTGGCGCCGTCTCTTGGTGCCGGGGGGTGACCGGCAGCCTGGTCGGGCGGAGTCATCAGGTGAGCCGCGATCCAAGCTGAGGCGATTCTTCTCGGCTCCTTCTCGGGGCGAGGGCCCTTAAGCCTGAATCGGCCCCCGGGCGGAGAATCTTCCCCCCGCGTGTCGTTGCGAGCAACTCGACCACCTCCTGAGGCCCAGGGATGCGAGGACGTCAGCCCTGCTGTATCGAATGACATGGGTAGCCATTTGGCCCCGGCTCGAAGACCGAGTAGACTTCGGTCGGGGCGCCTCTGTAGGCCCCGACCCGGTCGATTCGTCTCACCTCGTAGCTGGTCGCGACTCTCATGGCATTTCAATTCGGTGACCGCCCGTGTTCCGAGGTTAGGACGAGGGTTGTTGGTGTGTTGACGCAATCGTTTGGAGGGTCGACGACGATCAGGGATGTGTCTCAGGCTGTCTATGATCAGCACTACAGGAGCGATGGGGCCTACGACCCAAACGCCTCCCAGGAGCGTGTGCGTGGTTGCGCCGATCCGGGATCCTACGAAGTCCACCCGATCAACCCGGGGAGGCGTTCGAGCCGTGACCGCATCGCGGCGGTCTCGGGTCGCGGTGCCATACTGACCCGGTCGGCGCCCTCGGCCCCCGCGATGGATCGAGGCCTGGAGTTCCCCGCCACTGTCGATGGCGGGGCCCCCCTGCCCCTGACTCCAGGAGAGCCGATCGATCTTCTCGCCGAGGGCGGCCAGGTCGCCCCGGATGAGCCGGCACCGAGCCCTCCGACATCGCCGAATACGACGCGCAAGATCGACCTGAATACCGCCTCGAAGGAGGAACTGATGAGCCTCCCCGGGATCGGCCCGGAGCTATCGGATCGGATTGTCGAGGCGAGGGATTTCGCGTCGGTCGACGACGTTTCCCGGGTCAAGGGGATCGGGCCGAAGACGATCGAGGACCTGCGACCGCTCGTGGAGGCTCGGGGGGGGTAGCCCGGCGTGTTTCTGAGCCGCATGCCCGGGCGGACCTGGTCTCTCGGCCGGGTCGGGGGAAGCTTTTCCCGGGGATCGGCACGACGGCCTGGCCGTCGGGCCGATCCGGGGGGCGGGGCCTCAGGATTTCGTCGAGGACCGGGTGCCAGGGCGGCGGGTGCGGCGGGGGGGGGCGGGGGCGGGGGCCGCGAGGGAGGAGGCGGGGGCGGGCTGGCCGTTGCGGTCGGCGGGGGTGGAGAAGGCGAGGGAGAGGCCGAAGGAGGTGAGGGTGCCGGTGTCCCGGGCGGCGGCGTCGCGGATCTCCAGCTGCCAGGTGCCCTGGGCGGGCTTGCCCCGGAAGGCGGAGAGGGCGGGGGTGTTCACGGCGTCGTAGGTCATGCGGAGGTTGCGGGAGGAGCCGCCGAGGCGGTCGTGCAGCACGATCCGGCGGGATCCGGCCGAAGGGGGCGGGATCAGGGTGAGCACCAGGTCGCCGACGTAGGTGTGGGCGATGTCGACGGAGACGGAGAGGGACTCGACCGGGGAGGGCTCGCCGACCTCCAGCGAGACGCCGACGGTGCCGAGGTCGGGGATGGGGCGGTTGTAGACCCGGGTCAGGTGCAGGGTGTCCCCGGGGCGGGGGCGGGCCAGCTCGACGGCGGAGGCGGCGTTGAGGCGGCCGAAGCCGAAGAACCGGCTGCGGCCCTCGGCGTCGTAGGAGCCGCCCTGGGGGTCGATGGGGTCGCAGCAGCGTCGGAGGATGTCGCGGACATCCTCGCGGCGGAGGTCGGGGTTGGCGGAGAGGACCAGGGCGGCCACCCCGGCGGCACCGGGGCAGGAGCTGGAGGTGCCGCCGAAGGAGTCGGTGTAGTGGCCCTCGGGGTCGCCGCCGCCGTCCCGGGGGTTGTAGCCGTTGGCCGTGCCGGAGCGGTCGGTGGTCCAGATGCCGGGGGTCAGCGGCTCGGGGTGGTTGAAGGGGGGGTGGCCGAAGTCGCTGCTGGGGAAGGCGCACCAGAGGGGGGCGCCGAAGTCGCTGTAGACGCTCCGCTTGCCCCGGTCGTTGCACGCGGCGACGGCGATCACCCGCTCGTAGCTGGCGTAGCCGTCGTTCTCGACCGGCTCGTTGCCGTTGCCGGCGGCGAAGAGGACGACGCAGCCCTTGCCGCCCCGACCGCTGGAGGTGGCGTAGTCGATGGCCAGCCGGGTGCTGGCCGGGAGCTGGACGACCCGGGCGTGCCGGGGGTCGTCGGCGTCCCACCAGCGGCCGTCGGGGGGGCCCCAGCTGCACGAGATGACGTCGGCGCCGTTGTCGGCCGCGAAGCGGAAGGCGGCGGCCTCCCGCTGGGAGCCGAGGCCGGAGGCGAGCCGGATGGGCATGAGCCGGGCCTTCGGGGCCACGCCCGAGGCCCCCCCCCGGCCGTCGGCGCAGGCGACCCCGGCGCAGGCGGTCCCGTGGTCGTCCGGGGAGCCGAGGTCCTTGGGCCGGGGGTCGGCGGAGTCCTCGGTGGCGTCCCGGGGGGAGACGACCTTGCCGGATCGGTTGAACTCGGGGTGGTCGACGTCGAAGCCGTCGTCGATGACGGCGATGGTGATCCCCTCCCCCTGCGAGTCCCGGTGGGCGGCCTCGACGTTGGCCCCGGCGTTGATGGCGATGCCGCCCAGGGTGGTGGCCCGGAGGTGCCACTGCTGCGGGGCGATGGCCTTGGCGGCGCGCTCCCGGACCAGCTCGGGGTGGCAGAACTCGACGTCGTCTCGCCTCAGGAGCTGCTGGGCGATGTCGAAGACCTTCTGGCCGGTGTCCTCCGGGGCGGCGGCGAAGAAGGCGTTGGTGGCGTAGGTCGGCTCGTTCTTGATGGTGAGGCCGGCCTGGCGGAGGACCTCCCGGCAGCGGTCGGGCTCGGCGACGTCGACGAACTTGATGAAGAGGTTCTCGGTGTAGAGGACGGGCTCCCCGCTCTGGGGGTCCTCCAGGACCCCGCCGGCGAACTGGACGTCGGGGACGAGCCTGAGGGCGGCCTTGCGGTCGCCGAGGGAGCGGCCGCCCCGGGCCCTGGGGACGCGGTAGACCTCGACGCCGGCCTCGGGGAAGGCGACGACGAGCTGGGCGTCGGCGATGCCGGCCTCGGCGGCGGAGGGGACCGGGCCGCCCCGGAGGGACCGTCGGCTGTGGGTCCGCACGGCGATCATGTCGTCGCTCGCCTTCAGCTCGAACCCGGGCTCGTCGGCCCGGCCGAAATTCACGATCGGCATGGCGGCACCGGCCTTTCTTGTCCGATGGAGGGGGGCCCCGGCCCGCCAGAGGGCCGGGGGCGTCACCGCCCGGGTCGGCCCCCGCCCCCCCCGGCGGGTCGACGCGGGGGCGTCCCGGCCGGCCCCGGGCGGGTCGGGATCAAATCGAGCGCTCCATGATGCTCGATTTGTGGAACCGACCGTCATCTGACCAGGTCCAACGGCCCGACGCCAGGGAAAACGGGATGGGATGGGATGGCCCGGGGTCCGGCCTGGGGAGGAGGGGGCTCCGGGTGGGGGGGCGGGGCCGACCCCGGGGACCCGGACGGGGCGGGTCGGGGGGATTCCGTTCCGGGAATCGACATCCATCCGCCGGAAGAACTAGGCTTCTCGCTGACCGAAGGCCGCGCAGCCGTGGCCGCCGGCCCGACGTGGGGCCGATCGCATGCAGTCGCCTGGAGGACGGGATGGAACGCCCCGAGGTGATCCTGATCGCCGATGACGAGGACGCCGGCCGCAAGGCCATCGAGTCGGCGATCACCGGGCAGGGCTACGAGATCCTCCGGGCCCGGGACGGGCTGGAGGCGCTGGAACTCTCCGCGGAGAGGGAACCCGACCTCGCCCTGGTGGACGTGATGATGCCCCAGATGGACGGCATCGAGGTCTGCCGTCGGTTCCGGTCCGACCGGAGGCTCCGGGAGCTGCCGCTGCTGCTGGTGACGGCCCTGGACGACCGCTCGATCAGGCTCGCCGGCCTGGAGGCCGGGGCCGACGACTTCCTCGGCAAGCCGATCGACCGGGCCGAGGTCCGCACCCGGGTCCGGGGCATCCTCCGGCTCAACCGGTTCCGCAAGATCCGGGACTCGCACGCCCGGCTGGCCGCCGCCTACGACGAGACGCTGGAGGGGTGGGCGAGCCTGCTGGACCTGCGGGACCGCGAGACCGAGGGGCACAGCCGGAGGGTCACCGGCCTGACGGTCGCCCTGGCCTCGGGGGCGGGGATCTCGGGGGAGGAACTGGACCACGTCCGGCGCGGGGCCCTGCTGCACGACATCGGCAAGATGGGCATCCCCGACGCCATCCTCCAGAAGCCCGGCCGGCTGGACCCCGAGGAATGGGAGTTGATGAAGCAGCACCCGAGGCTGGCCTTCGAGATGCTCTCAGGGATCGACTTCCTGCTGCCGGCGCTGGAGATCCCGCGCTGGCACCACGAGCGGTTCGACGGCGGCGGCTACCCCGACGGCCTGGCCGGGCCGCGGATCCCGCTGGCCGCCCGGCTCTTCGCGGTGGTCGACGTCTGGGACGCGCTGTCGAACGACCGGGTGTACCGCCGGGCCTGGCCGAGGGACCGGGTGCTGGCCCATCTCCGGGCCGAGTCGGGCCGGCACTTCGACCCGGGGGCGGTGGATCGGTTCCTGAGAATGGAGGCCGACGGGCTGGTCGACCGGGTGGCCCGGGAGGCCCAGGACTCGCCGCTGAGGGCCGGTCGGGCCGGGGGCGATCTCCGATCGCCGACCTCGGCCTTCCCGGGCGTCCTGCCGCAGCCCGGCCCGGCCGTGGCGACCGGGGGTGGTCCGACGGATGCCCCCGGGCGCCCGGGGCGATGCGAGCTGCCGGTGATCCCGGCGGCGATCGCAGTGGGATGATCCCGCCGGCGTCGTCGCGACCGCTCCGGAAGGCCGATTCCGTCGGCCGTCGGCCGGGGTCGGGCGGGGCCTCCTCCGCCCGACCCCGGCCGACGACCCGCGACCGGGACGGCCCCACGCGGTCCGGCCTCGTGCGGATCCCGGTTCTCCCGGATTCCCGGCGTACGGAGGCCGGTCGGTCTGGCCGGGGACCTCGGCGCCCCAAGGCCACATGGCCGCCCGGCCACCGCGCGGGGTTCGTGCCCGAGCGACTCGCGATGGGTCACGCCGATGATCGATCACCGGGAGCCTGGATCGCCCCCGGCCCTCGCGGCACGGACCCGGCCGGGGGCGGGTTTGCCGGCGGGGCCGAGGCGGCCGGGGTCTCGTGGGCCGGGCGGGCCGACATCATGCGGGATTGCCGGGATCAAGGGCCCTCGGGTGGCCGGGCTCCCCCCCGCGAGGCCACCGGACGGGGGCCTCGCGGGGGGGAGCCCGGCCACCCCCGGTCACCGACGGCGAGTCTCCCGGGCGATGCGGGGTCACTCGCCGTCGCCGGCCGTCCCGAGGCCCTCGACCGTCGGGTGGGGGGCCCGGCCGTCGGGGGGGGCGTCCCCGGGCCCGAGGGGTGGGGCGTCGGGGGGCCCGTCGGGGTCGCCCTCGTCGGGGAGGATCCAGGGGAGCCGGACGGTGAACCGGCTGCCCTGGCCGGGCTCGCTCCGGGCCGAGACGTCGCCGCCGTGCATCTCGGCCATGCGGCGCACCAGCGCCAGGCCGAGCCCGGTGCCGGAATAGGAGCGGGCGAGCCGGCTGTCGAGCTGCCGGAAGGGCTGGAAGATCGCCTCCAGGTCGTGCTGGGCGATGCCGATGCCGGTGTCCCGGACGGTGAAGCGCAGCTCCCCCCGGGCACGGTCCCCCTCCACCTCCAGGCCGATCTCCCCCCCCTCGGGGGTGAACTTCACGGCGTTGCCCAGCAGGTTGACGAGGATTTGCTTGACCCGACGCTCGTCGAGCATGGCGGGGGCGTCGACCCCCCGGATCGCCATCGAGAGCACCTGACGCTTGCGGAGGGCCAGCTCCCGGACCATCCGGAGGCCGGCCTCGCAGAGGTCCCCGACCGGGGAGGGGGCCGGATCCAGCTCCATGCGACCGGCCTCGATCCTGGAGAGGTCGAGGATGTCGTTGATGAGGCTCAGCAGGTGCCTGCCGCTGCGGAGGACGTCCCCCAGGGCGTCGACCTGCTCGGGGGAGACCGGCCCGTAGATCCCCTCCTG carries:
- a CDS encoding ComEA family DNA-binding protein, whose amino-acid sequence is MAFQFGDRPCSEVRTRVVGVLTQSFGGSTTIRDVSQAVYDQHYRSDGAYDPNASQERVRGCADPGSYEVHPINPGRRSSRDRIAAVSGRGAILTRSAPSAPAMDRGLEFPATVDGGAPLPLTPGEPIDLLAEGGQVAPDEPAPSPPTSPNTTRKIDLNTASKEELMSLPGIGPELSDRIVEARDFASVDDVSRVKGIGPKTIEDLRPLVEARGG
- a CDS encoding HD-GYP domain-containing protein; its protein translation is MERPEVILIADDEDAGRKAIESAITGQGYEILRARDGLEALELSAEREPDLALVDVMMPQMDGIEVCRRFRSDRRLRELPLLLVTALDDRSIRLAGLEAGADDFLGKPIDRAEVRTRVRGILRLNRFRKIRDSHARLAAAYDETLEGWASLLDLRDRETEGHSRRVTGLTVALASGAGISGEELDHVRRGALLHDIGKMGIPDAILQKPGRLDPEEWELMKQHPRLAFEMLSGIDFLLPALEIPRWHHERFDGGGYPDGLAGPRIPLAARLFAVVDVWDALSNDRVYRRAWPRDRVLAHLRAESGRHFDPGAVDRFLRMEADGLVDRVAREAQDSPLRAGRAGGDLRSPTSAFPGVLPQPGPAVATGGGPTDAPGRPGRCELPVIPAAIAVG